One region of Clostridiales bacterium genomic DNA includes:
- a CDS encoding glycerophosphodiester phosphodiesterase family protein, which translates to MNWKTACKIVAPAAACAGAFAFLVAPGRATRAQKAPFLYRNYAHRGLHTEDGTVPENSLPAFRAAAEAGYAVEMDVHLTADDQLVVFHDDTLERMCGVPGVIDDFTLAELRALRLGDTDCVIPTFAEALTALGGRVPLLLEVKRGHNNRRLCALTLAALRTYGGPYCVESFDPTIVAWFRRNAPDILRGQLSQPPKDYGKALNKPAAAIVGNVLTNVIARPQFIAYKIGPKPLSVRLCEAMGAARAGWTSRAWTHERDYDIVIFEHYRPGAWFRADI; encoded by the coding sequence ATGAATTGGAAAACTGCCTGCAAGATCGTCGCACCGGCCGCCGCCTGCGCGGGTGCGTTTGCGTTTCTCGTCGCGCCGGGCCGCGCCACGCGCGCGCAGAAAGCCCCGTTTTTGTACCGCAATTATGCGCACCGCGGCCTGCACACCGAGGACGGCACCGTGCCGGAAAACTCGCTCCCGGCCTTCCGCGCCGCGGCCGAGGCGGGCTACGCCGTCGAGATGGACGTGCACCTGACGGCGGACGACCAGCTCGTCGTGTTCCACGACGATACGCTCGAGCGCATGTGCGGCGTGCCGGGCGTCATTGATGATTTCACGCTCGCCGAGCTGCGCGCGCTGCGCCTCGGCGATACCGACTGCGTCATCCCGACCTTTGCCGAGGCGCTCACCGCCCTCGGCGGCCGCGTGCCGCTGCTGCTCGAGGTCAAGCGCGGGCACAATAACCGCCGCCTGTGCGCGCTGACGCTCGCCGCCCTGCGTACTTACGGCGGGCCGTACTGCGTCGAGAGCTTTGACCCCACGATCGTCGCGTGGTTCCGGCGCAACGCGCCCGATATCCTGCGCGGCCAGCTCAGCCAGCCGCCGAAGGACTACGGCAAGGCGCTCAATAAGCCCGCGGCCGCCATCGTCGGAAACGTGCTCACGAACGTGATCGCCCGCCCGCAGTTCATCGCCTACAAGATCGGGCCGAAGCCGCTGAGCGTGCGCCTGTGTGAGGCCATGGGCGCCGCGCGCGCCGGCTGGACGAGCCGCGCCTGGACGCACGAGCGCGATTATGACATCGTCATCTTCGAGCACTATCGCCCCGGCGCATGGTTCCGCGCCGATATCTGA
- a CDS encoding HAD-IIA family hydrolase produces MNDLKDLLDARLFLLDMDGTLYLGDDVFPGAVDFIHTLADTGRQYIYLTNNSSRAGTDYITRLRRLGFPCEAENVFTSGMATALYLNQHYAGKPVYLVGTQAFRRELLSYGIPLVDDGAEIVVAGFDTELVYEKLDKAVHFLRRGATFIAANPDWVCPMPAGEVLPDCGSICALLTAASGVQPTYIGKPNRNMVDVISAQTGVPNAQICCVGDRIYTDIAVAVNAGAQSVLVMSGETDEAILKASDVQPKYVLRDVAELAQILRGGATA; encoded by the coding sequence ATGAACGATCTGAAAGACCTGCTCGATGCGCGCCTGTTCCTGCTGGACATGGACGGCACGCTCTACCTCGGGGACGATGTGTTCCCCGGCGCGGTCGACTTCATCCACACGCTGGCCGATACCGGACGGCAGTACATTTACCTGACCAACAACTCCTCGCGCGCGGGCACGGACTACATCACGCGCCTGCGGCGTCTGGGCTTCCCGTGCGAGGCTGAGAACGTGTTCACCTCCGGCATGGCGACGGCGCTGTACCTCAACCAGCACTATGCGGGCAAACCCGTGTACCTCGTCGGCACGCAGGCGTTCCGCCGCGAGCTGCTCAGCTACGGCATCCCGCTCGTGGACGACGGCGCGGAGATCGTCGTGGCCGGGTTCGACACCGAGCTCGTGTACGAAAAGCTCGACAAGGCCGTGCACTTCCTGCGCCGCGGCGCGACCTTCATCGCCGCCAACCCCGACTGGGTCTGCCCCATGCCGGCCGGCGAGGTGCTGCCCGACTGCGGGAGCATCTGCGCGCTGCTGACCGCTGCCTCCGGCGTGCAGCCGACCTACATCGGCAAGCCGAACCGCAACATGGTCGACGTCATCTCGGCGCAGACCGGCGTGCCGAACGCGCAGATCTGCTGCGTGGGCGACCGGATCTACACCGACATCGCCGTGGCCGTGAATGCGGGCGCGCAGAGCGTGCTCGTCATGTCCGGCGAGACGGACGAGGCGATCCTCAAAGCGTCCGACGTGCAGCCGAAATACGTCCTGCGCGACGTGGCAGAGCTGGCGCAGATCCTGCGCGGCGGCGCAACGGCGTAA